The Marivivens sp. LCG002 genome contains a region encoding:
- the dnaA gene encoding chromosomal replication initiator protein DnaA, with amino-acid sequence MTSESWGAIRDMLRGSVGKNNYKNWIEPLVFTQLSEGVATFEVPTNFIGNYVSQNYADQIIYMFRQRKCDVSRLSFVAANSQRPAAPATVARVDAAVPTQTAEVSGASLDARFTFDTFVVGKPNELAHAAARRVAEGGPVTFNPLFLYGGVGLGKTHLMHAIAHELRLRQPHLNVLYLSAEQFMYRFISALRERKMMDFKSLFRSVDVLMVDDVQFIAGKDSTQEEFFHTFNALVDSGKQIVISADRAPGEIKDLEERIKSRLQCGLVVDLHPTDYELRLGILQTKAELYKAQYPDLEIAGGVLEFLAHRISTNVRVLEGALTRLFAFASLVGREITLELVQDCLADVLKASDRKVTVEEIQRKVSEHYNIRLSDLIGPKRVRTYARPRQIAMYLAKSMTSRSLPEIGRRFGGRDHTTVMHGVKRIEELRNKDSQIADDLEMLRRALEA; translated from the coding sequence ATGACGAGCGAAAGCTGGGGTGCGATCCGCGATATGCTACGTGGGTCGGTCGGGAAGAATAACTACAAGAACTGGATCGAGCCGCTCGTCTTTACGCAACTCTCGGAAGGGGTTGCTACCTTTGAAGTGCCGACGAATTTTATCGGCAACTATGTCTCGCAGAATTATGCGGACCAGATCATTTACATGTTCCGCCAACGCAAATGCGACGTTTCGCGTTTGTCGTTTGTGGCGGCCAATTCCCAGCGTCCTGCTGCGCCTGCGACTGTCGCGCGTGTCGATGCTGCGGTTCCGACCCAGACTGCCGAAGTCTCGGGTGCGTCTCTCGACGCTCGTTTTACCTTTGATACCTTTGTCGTCGGCAAGCCGAACGAATTGGCTCATGCCGCCGCGCGCCGTGTTGCAGAAGGCGGCCCCGTCACCTTTAACCCGCTGTTCCTTTATGGTGGCGTCGGTCTTGGTAAGACCCACCTCATGCACGCGATTGCCCACGAGTTGCGTTTGCGCCAGCCGCATTTGAATGTGCTCTATCTCTCGGCCGAGCAATTCATGTATCGCTTCATCTCGGCGCTGCGCGAACGCAAGATGATGGACTTCAAGTCGCTGTTCCGTTCGGTGGATGTCCTGATGGTCGATGATGTGCAGTTCATCGCAGGCAAGGATTCCACCCAGGAAGAGTTTTTCCACACGTTCAATGCGCTGGTGGATAGCGGCAAACAGATCGTCATCTCGGCAGACCGTGCGCCCGGCGAGATCAAAGACCTTGAGGAGCGGATCAAATCGCGTCTCCAGTGCGGGCTTGTCGTCGATCTTCACCCGACTGATTACGAACTCCGCCTTGGCATTCTTCAAACCAAGGCCGAGCTTTACAAGGCGCAGTATCCCGACCTCGAAATTGCAGGCGGCGTTCTTGAATTCCTTGCGCATCGCATTTCGACCAACGTGCGTGTGCTTGAAGGTGCTTTGACCCGTTTGTTTGCTTTTGCCTCGCTTGTCGGCCGTGAAATCACGCTTGAACTTGTTCAGGATTGCCTCGCCGATGTTCTCAAGGCTTCGGACCGCAAGGTCACGGTCGAAGAGATTCAGCGTAAAGTGTCCGAGCATTACAACATCCGCCTGTCGGATCTCATTGGACCCAAGCGCGTGCGCACCTATGCCCGTCCGCGTCAGATCGCGATGTATTTGGCAAAGTCGATGACGAGCCGTTCGCTCCCTGAAATCGGGCGCCGTTTCGGTGGGCGTGACCACACGACGGTCATGCACGGTGTGAAGCGTATCGAAGAGCTGCGGAACAAAGACAGCCAGATCGCGGATGATCTGGAAATGTTGCGCCGCGCCCTCGAAGCCTGA